From Candidatus Nanohalococcus occultus:
TCTGAAGCTGTGAAAGAAAAGTAACGCCGTTTCTTATGTGATTAAGCAATGACTGGTCGGTTTTCCCAAAATCTACAGATTTAGATGGTTTATAACCCCATTTCATTTTCCGTAACTTAGGATCTATGATGCTATAGTATTCTTTCAGTATATCAGAAGATTTTTCCTCCTCATATTCAAGAGTTACTTCCATAGCTTGTTCAACAAGATCTTCCATCCCAAATTCTTCTTCGTTGCTCATTTCAGTATCGTACCTCTGTGTAAGTATTACCTAGTCCTCGGGCTGTGTGGCTGCCGAGGCCTGCGTGTTTGGCGTACCGTGTTAGTATTGCGAGTTTTTTCTTGAGTTGGTCGGATGCGTTTTTGAAGCCGTATTCTGTTTTGCCTGTGAATCCGAAGGCTTTGATCTGTTTTTTGGATTCTCCGTCTTGTTTGCGTGTCACGACGGTGTTTGCGGTATCATGGGAGTATGATTTTTCTATAACGTGTTTTTTCAGTTCTTCTGTTTCTAGCTTGAACTCCATGTTTTCAGGTGCGTTCCTGTTCCACGAGTTTTCCAGTGCTTTGAAAACGGCCTCTCGGTGAGGGAACATCTCAGTTACTTCAGAGTCTTTGTACTGTATTGAGGCAGGTGAAAGGAAGTGGAAGTAAAGTCCGTTAGGGGTTTTCTTTTCCATAAGCTCTTTCCAGGTGATTTCTTCCGTGTTCATGCCTGTTATTTCGAAGCTTTCTCCGGCGATATCTAGTTTTTGTCCTTTGAGAATGAGGTCGTTGAACAGTTCCTGGAATCCTTCGGAGTCGATAAGGTTGATGAAGAAACTGTATTCGGTATCGGAGAAAACGCGTTTCCTGTTTCTGTCTTTCCTGTCAAACTCTCCGTTAAGCGGGCTGACGGTCATCTCTGCGTTTTCAGATCTGTGTATCTTTTCACTGAGTTCGGGGTTCGTTTTCCGTATGCTACTGAGTGCGGCAGAGTAGAGGAGGTGGCCGGTTGAGTGAGGTATCAACGTATTATTCTCCGGCCTACATCTGATCTCTATTGAATTAATCACGGTTACAGTAATGAAAATCGGTTTTTATGTAGCCCGTTGGTTGTAAAGTACTACATAGGTGGTATTTTTAGAAAAATTGCTGTTTAATTGGGAAGTAATGTCTAAGAGCTTTATTTTTAACATGGGTTATGATACGTCTCACGTACACTCAGTTCTTTCCAAGGAAAGTCTGGAGCCGGGTTCCTCGGTGATTCTGCTGGTGCCGCCCGGCAAAACAGGGTCTCAAAGCAGCGATAAAAGACAGGAAAATGCTATACATGATATTTCGAATTACCTTTCCAGTCTGGACTTGAATGTAGAGCTGGAGACCATGCGTCTCAAAGGAGTATTTGATCAGGATCTCTTAGCCCTCAACCGTTTTCTATCTGGATTGGAGGGCGAGGTATGTTTAAGTCTCTCTGGAGGTTCTAGAGATATACTTATACCACTGACACTGGCAGCCTCATATAATTCCCAGAATATTGAGAAAACGTACTTCAGAAGTGATCTGAATTCCGGTCTTAATACTTTCGAACTGCCCGATTCTCTTTTTGGCGCTGATTCTGTTGAAAAAGAGCTTCTTGAACTAGCTGCCGGAGAGCCGAAAACCGCCGATCAGTTGTCTCAACGCAAAAATACTTCCAAGTCTACGGTTTATCGTAAACTAAGAGGCCTCAAGGAAAATGGTTTAATCGAGAAAACTGAGGAAGGCTACCAACCGACGCTTCTAGGACAAATACTTATTGAGAAACTGTAAAGAAAGAAGATTTTTGGGCGCACAGTCGCGCCTCTACCGGTACCAGACCGCTCCGTCCTCACGGTCTTCTATCTCGAAACCAAGCTCGCTTAGTCTGTCACGGATGTAATCGGAGGTCTCCCAGTCCTCGTTTTCACGGAACCTCTCACGTAGCTCAACGAGCGTGTCGGCCATCTCGGATTCGGTTTTCGAGACATCTGATTCCATGTTGACGCCAAGCACTCCGAACAGTTCGACCAAAACGTCTGCGTACTCGTCTTTTACCGAGTCTCCGCCGCTTAAAGCAGAGCTAAGCAGGCGTACTTTCTCCATCAAAAACTGTTTGGCTCTTGCTGTGTGAAGATCGTTGTCCATGTAGGATTCGAAACCGTCCCTGATGTCTTCCGGTGACTCGTTGAGGTCCAAATCATTTCCATCGGATTTTCTGATCTTCTGTACTGTGCTTCTTATCGCTGAAAGCTCTTTTTCAGCCTGCTCTAAGCCGTCTTTCGAGAAATCGGTTTCGCTCCTGTAATGGGAGGAAATCACATACATCCGGATGGCATCGCCGCTGTATCCTTCCTCAATCAGATTTCGGACTGTGTAAAAGTTCCCTTTGGATTTAGACATCTTCTCGCCTTCGACCGTTATGAACTCGTTGTGAAGCCAGTAGTTTGCCTGTCCTTTGCCTGTGGCGGCAAAACACTGTGCGCGCTCGTTCGGATGGTGCGGGAAGATATGGTCTTTTCCGCCGGCATGGATGTCGAACTCGTCGCCGAGGTATTTCTGGCTCATAACCGAGCATTCGAGATGCCAGCCTGGGTATCCTTCGCTCCAAGGACTCGACCACTTCATCAAATGACTTTCATCGGCGTTAATCCACAGTGCGAAATCGTACTGGTTTCTCTTCCTGTCATCGTGTTCGACCCGAGCCTGTGCTTCTTCCTTTAGCTGTTCGAGATCTTTGTTTGCCATTTCTCCGTAAGGATAGTCTTCAGCGAACTTTTCAACGTCGAAGTAGACGTTGCCATCGATCTCGTAACCGTACCCGTTTTCAATTATCTTTTTGACGTACTCAATCATCTCATGGATGTGTCCGGTAGCACGCGGAACAATGTCTTGGCGTTCAACGTTGACTGCTTTCGTATCCTCGAAGTAACGTTCGATCTGATCTTCAACTAGTTCCATCGGCTCGATACCAAGCTTGTTCGCCCGTTTCTCGACTTTGTCCTCGCCTTGGTCTCCGTCATCGGTTAAGTGTCCGACGTCGGTGATATTTTGAACGTGCCGTACATTGTGTCCTTTGAATTCTAGGTAACGTCTTAGTGTGTCCCAGAAAATGTAGGCTCGGGCGTTTCCGACGTGTAGGTCATCGTAGATTGTCTGCCCGCAGCTGTAGAACTTGACCTTTCCTTCCTCTAATGGTTTGAACTCTTCCTTTTCTCTAGTCAAACTGTTGAACAGCTTCAGGCTCATGAAACCTTTTTGCGGCCGTAGTCGTTAAAACTCTTCTTTAGATTGAAGGCATCTTCTTCAGCTTCTCAAGGAACTTGCTTTGTTCTTCCCTATTTTCCAGTCGTTCCACTTCGAAACCGACCAGTTCGTCTTTTAGCTCGTCAGGCATCAGCCACTGTACGTCTGCTAAATCGTCCTGTGCTTCAGCATCACTCGTTTTCGCTTCGCAGTGATAGAGGAACTGGATGCTGTTCTTTTCCTTCTCGCCGTGAGTGTAGGTCTGGGCGTCGATCAGCTGGTGTACATTTACCTCCAGGCCGGTTTCTTCCTTGACTTCTCGTAAAAGCGCTTCTTTCAGGTCTTCTCCGTGTTCGACATGTCCGCCCAGGAAATGCCACTGGCCGCCGATCGGATGGTCGGGATCTTCCTCTTTCTTACCTATCAAGGTCTTGTTTTTCCGGGTTATCCATGCTTTGACTACCACGCGGAACTTGTCTCTCATTGTATATCGAGTGCCTCCATTTCCTGTTCGACTCCTATTACTGTATCAAGCTTTTCCAAATCCTTTTTCTCGATCCATTTGAACTCGGTGTGTTCTCGGGAAAGCTCCACTTCTTCGTTGTCGACCGCGAAGAGAAACGGGTTGACCTCTAGTTTTTCGTAAACTCCTTTCTCTCCGGTCCGGATTGGCTCTGAGACTATACCGGTCTCTTCTTTCAGTTCTCTGGCGGCTGCCTCGATCGGTTCTTCGTTTTCCTCGACGTATCCGCCGGGAAACTCCCACTGTCCGGGATGCTCGTCTTTTGTATCGGCTCTTTTCACGACCAGAAACTTCTTCGTAGCTATGTTGAATACGACAGCGGAGGCAGCTCTCTCTTTCATCGAAGACGAATTCGGACCGGAATCTTAAAGCTCTACCTGCGAACCTCTTGGGATAAAAAGCTTCAACGAGCCTCCAAGTTTATGACAGAAGTCGAGAAAAACCAAGAGCGTTTTGATCACAAAACCGATGCGAAAATAGACTACCAGGCGGAAAAAGGGCTTTCAGAGGAGCTAATCAGAAAGATCTCCGAACACAAAGACGAGCCGGAATGGATGCTGAAAAAACGGCTACAGGCTTTCCGACACTACCAGAAACGGCCGATGCCGGACTGGGGACCGGATCTATCCGAACTGGACGTAGAAGACATCGTTCCTTTCATGGTCGCAGAAGGAGGACAGACAGACGACTGGGAGGAAGTCCCGGAGGAGATACGGGATACCTTCGACAAACTAGGAATCCCGGAGGCTGAAAAAGAAGCTCTCTCCGGTGTAGGCGCCCAGTATGAATCACAGGTCGTCTACCAGAACATGAAGGAAGAATGGGAGGAAAAAGGAGTGATCTTCTGTGATATGGACAAAGCTGTCCAGGAACACGAGGACTTGGTCAAAGATTATTTCATGAACAAATGTGTGCCTCCACAGGACAACAAGTTCGCAGCTTTACACGGAGCGCTCTGGAGCGGAGGATCGTTCGTCTACGTACCTGAAGACGTTGAAGTCGAGATCCCTGTCCAGGCTTACTTCCGTATGAACTCGAAAGGCATGGGCCAGTTCGAACACACCTTGATAATCGCAGAAAAAGGAGCTACAATCCATTACATCGAAGGCTGTTCTGCTCCACAGTACACCAGATCTAATCTACACTCTGGATGCGTTGAAGTCTTCGTAAAGGAAGATGCGCACGTCCAGTACTCAACGGTCCAGAACTGGAGTAAAAACACCTACAACCTGAACACTAAGAGAGCGAAAGTTGATTCCAACGGCACAATGGAGTGGGTATCCGGATCCATGGGGTCAAAGATCACGATGCTTTATCCAAGCTCCCATCTAAACGGCGAAGGCGCAAAAGCCAACCACATAACAATCAGCTACGCCGGTGAAGACCAAGACATCGATACGGGCGCAAAGGTCGTTCACAACGCACCGAATACCAGTTCTACCATCGAATCCAAGTCCATCAGCCAGGAGAACGGCAGAACTAATTACAGAGGTCTTGTCAGGATCGCTGAAGGCGCGGAAAACTCGAAGACGTCAATTGAATGCGATGCGTTGATGTTCGATAAAGAGGCAACAAGCGATACGGAACCTTACATTGAAGCGAAGGAAGATGACGTAGAGATCGCCCACGAGGCAACCGTTGGAAAGATCGGCGACGAAGAGATCCATTACCTCCAGTCCCGTGGCATAGAAGAGGAGGAAGCCAAAGAAATGATCGTCCGAGGGTTTATCGAACCGATCGCAAAGGAACTGCCGCTTGAGTACGCAGTCGAACTTAACAGACTGATTCAGCTGGAAATGGAAGGAAGTCTGGGGTAGAAAAAAGAAAAGGTCTTTTTAGAAGACCTGATCTCTCGTCCCGTAGAATTTTTCTCCACGTACTTCTATTCCTTGTGTCTCAAGTTCTTCTATCTGGGTTGATAGCTCGTTGCGATCGTAGACTTCGATTTTCTGATTTTTACTGGCGTAAGCATCTAATCCTTGCCTGATTTCCTCTGCTAGCTCTCTGATAGCTGTTTCCTGACCTTTCCGTGCTAAATTGTGTAGTTTGTCTGTGTTATTTTCCTCAAGGTATTCTAAGATGTCTTCTGTCGAGTCCGAAGTCTCTGGTTGCTCTGGCTGGTTTTCGGGTTTAAGGCTGCTGTCTTCGGATTCTAGTGCTTTTGCTGCCATCTGTACGTCGGACGGGCTTCTGTCCCAGACATCTTCTGCGATCTGTAGAGCAGAGAAAACTTCTCCGGGCGTGTTCTGGAGGTAGCGGACTGGCTCTCGGGCCATATCCTTTGTTTCTTCTATGTCTCGTTCGACCTGGCTGCTGTAACGCTGATCAGAGTCTGTGTTCAGCTGGCTGAACGGGCGTCCGCAGAACTCATAGGTTTCGACGTTCGCAACTGTTGGCTCAAGTTCCTCGGTGTCTTCACTGGTTTTTTCTGCGTTGTTTTCGGTGTCTTCAGGCATTTGAAGTCCCATGGTATGAGTTAGAATCTGCGGTAAAAACTAAAGTAGCTGAAAAACAGGAAAAAGGAATGTAAAATGAATCAGGCGGTGTACAGAGAGCTATAAGTCTCTGTAACCTGCCTCGTCTCCTTTTATCGGCGCACCTGCCACAATGAAACATGTATCTTCTTCAGAATCAATTCTTCTCAGTGCGTAAGGCTTTACACGGACTGCGGTTCCTTCTTCGTACTCTATGTTCTCGTTGTCGACCTTCATGGTGCCTGATCCCTCGATAAACAGGTATATTTCCTCTTGCCGGGTGTGGAAATGTCCTTTTTCCGGGTCATCTCGCGCGCCGTGTTTCTCCCCTGCCGGAAGCTCGAAGCTGGAAAGACCTATTTTCTCGGTTCCAAGCTCTCTGCGGAGGAAAGCGGTTTTCTCTACCTGTTCTGCGGTGAATGCTTCGAGTTTATCCCGGTAGCTTTCGAATACGTCCGTTACTTCTTTTGTTCCTTCTTTTACGTGTCCTCCGTGGAAACAGTGGGTTTCTGTAAACTCCAGGGTTGAAAGATAGAATACGGATTCGTATGCCTGGCTTATTTCAGGTGTGAACTCTTCCCACGGTCCTGCTAGCTTTCCTTCAGCGGATGTAAGTGCGTCTCCAGCTATAAGCAGATCTCCGATTACCAGAGAGATATGTCCGGGTGTGTGGCCGGGAGTGTTGTGTACTTCGATCTTCCCTGTCTTCGAGTTAAGTTTCTCTCCTCCTGTTAGCTCGATGTCTATTTTTACCTCTGGGTAGCGTTGTTCGGCTTTGATCGGGTCTTCTTTGCCGCTGATTGCCGGTACATCGTTTTCGTGGGCGAGGACTGTTGCTCCGGATCTTTCAGCTACCTCGCTTAAGGCTCCACAGTGATCAGGGTCTTGATGGGTTAGAACTATTTTCTCTACGTCGTTGAACTCGAATCCTTCCTTACTCAGCTCTTCTTCCAGTACATCTGTCTGATCGGACATACCGGTATCTACAAGTATCAGACCGTCTTCGGCCTCAATGCCGATAGGATGGATTTTCTTTTCGCCCATGTGCTGCGGGAAGCTGTAAACTCCGTCGGTCAGTTTCATACTTTACCCGAGGTCTTTCTGTACTCAAAAACGTAACTGTTCGTCGAGGAGACGCCCGCAAGCCCGGGGTATAGAACTTAAAAGACCGGATTTCCCGTTTACAAACATGGCAGAAATGATGAAGGCGGCGGCTGTATCTGAACCTGGTAAAATCGAAATAGTTGAAAAACAAGTCCCGGAACCGGCCGAGGATGAAGTATTGATCAAGGTGGAGGCCTCAAGCATCTGCCACAGCGATGTCTTCACAGTCGAAGCCCAACGCCCGGGAATTGAGCTGCCGATCACTCCTGGCCACGAGGTAATCGGAGAGATCGTCCGGCTCGGAGACGAGGTATCGAACTGGAGTGAAGGCGAACGTATCGGAGTAGGATGGCACGGAGGCCACTGCTTTGAATGCGAACAGTGCCGGCAAGGTAATTTTCTACAGTGTGAAAACCAGGAAGTCACAGGTCTCACCAGAGACGGCGGACACGCCGAGTACATGACCGCCCGGAAAGAAGCCCTTGCCGCAGTACCGGATGATTTGGAATCAGTTGATGCCGCACCGATGATGTGTGCGGGAGTTACAACCTTCAACGCTCTTCGTCACACGGATGCGAGACCCGGCGATCTCGTAGCAGTCGTCGGAATCGGAGGACTCGGACATCTCGGAGTACAGTACGCATCAGAAGCAGGATACGAAACCGTAGCAATCAGTCACTCGGCGGACAAAGAAGAGTACGGTTACGAGCTAGGAGCCGATCACTTCATTGACTCAAGTGCCGAAGATCCGGCACAGGCCCTCAAAGAGCTGGGCGGAGCTGACGTAATACTTTGTACTGCTCCGGTCGCTGAATCGATTGAAAACGTTGTCGGCGGATTAGCAACCAACGGAGAGGTCTCGGTTGTCGGGGTTCCGGGAGAAGAGATCTCGGTAAACGTCATGGATTTGATAGGCTCCCGTGGAAAGATCTCCGGTTGGTCTACAGGCCATGCCAGAGACAATCAGGATACACTCGAGTTCGGCTCGCTTAGAGAAATCCGGGCTGAGACCGAGACCTTCGATCTTGACCAGTACGCGAAAGCCTACGATAAGATGATGGATGGAGAGGTAAGATTCAGAGCAGTAATTGAGTTCTGAGTCTTTCTATCCTCTCTTTCCCTTTTTACCTGATTAAATGGTTATAAACGCTAGGATGTTCTATAAGATACATGTCTGTCAGAACGGATTTCGACCAGGAGCTTGATTTAAACGTTGGCGTAGCCGAGTATGTAAGATACTTTAACGCGCTTGAGAGCGAGGAAGATAACTCAGTTGAGCTACACAGGCTTTTAGCTGAGATGCCTTACACCACAGACCAGCTAGCCGAAGACATCCTGGAGATGAATGAACAAGAGTTCATAAAGACTGATGATAAGCACAGTATGCCGAAATACCGGCTATCCGAGGACGCACAGTCCTGGTCTCGTGATGTTCTAGGCATTAACGAAAACTACCGGGACTCTTTCAGATATGCTCTGGCCGATTAGACAGCCGAGCTATGTTTTCATATTCCTTTTTTACAATTTTCTCGCCACTGGTAGCATATGAGTTTAGAAACTTTCAAACAGAAGGCAAAAGAGCTTGTTGAACAACTTGATAACCCTGCGTCGATCCGAACCCCGGGACGGACTTGGACTCGTTACCCGGAACTAAGTGTTGCGGAAAAAGATGATGCCTTCGAACCTGAGATAAAGGCGAAGGGAGAAATCGAGGTCAAAACAGGTGCCGAAGCCTTCGAGGCCGCAGAAGAGAAGTTCATGGAGCTACTGGAAGTTGATGAGAACAAGTTAAATGCGGTACATGTAGCGAACCTGAACTCTGTTATCTATATCCGCGCAGAGGGCCGAGCAGAAGTCAGTATAAAATACAGAGCCGAATCCGATCTTTTCAACCATCTAGTAGTTGAGACCGAGGAAAGCGCCGAACTCCAGATAACGGAAAGCTTTGAAGGTTCTGCGGAAAATGTTACATCTTTTGATGAGTTTTACCTATCTGAGAACTCGACGGTTAACTACGGCTGCGTACAGTCGATGAACGCGGAGTTCATCTACTCGCGGAAAAAAGCGGTTCTGGAAGATTACTCGAAGATCAACTGGCTGAACTCAAGTTTCGGAGGCCAGCTAGCCCGTACGAAGATAGAAACAATACTTAAGGGGGATGGCACCGAAACCGAGAAACTCGCCACCTGGTATCCGACCGGCCAGCAACACATAGATACCTCGCTTCACGTGAGACACATGGGTGAAAATACCAAGTGCCAGATGGATTCACGGGCGGTAGTCGACGGTGAAGCCAGATCTGTCTACGAAGGCCTCCAGAAAGTTGAAGAGGTCGCAGAGGATACCTCCAGCTTCCAAGACGAAGAAGTCCTAGTTCTATCCGATAAAGCAGAGGTAGATGCTTCACCGAAACTCATGATCGAGAACCCGGACGTCGAAGCATCCCATGCCGCATCAACAGGCAGCATCGACGATAAAAAACAGCATTACATTCAGAGCCGTGGGCTGGACGATAATGCGGCCGAAAAACTTATCGTGAAAGGATTTTTCGAGCC
This genomic window contains:
- the csa3 gene encoding CRISPR-associated CARF protein Csa3, whose product is MSKSFIFNMGYDTSHVHSVLSKESLEPGSSVILLVPPGKTGSQSSDKRQENAIHDISNYLSSLDLNVELETMRLKGVFDQDLLALNRFLSGLEGEVCLSLSGGSRDILIPLTLAASYNSQNIEKTYFRSDLNSGLNTFELPDSLFGADSVEKELLELAAGEPKTADQLSQRKNTSKSTVYRKLRGLKENGLIEKTEEGYQPTLLGQILIEKL
- a CDS encoding MBL fold metallo-hydrolase codes for the protein MKLTDGVYSFPQHMGEKKIHPIGIEAEDGLILVDTGMSDQTDVLEEELSKEGFEFNDVEKIVLTHQDPDHCGALSEVAERSGATVLAHENDVPAISGKEDPIKAEQRYPEVKIDIELTGGEKLNSKTGKIEVHNTPGHTPGHISLVIGDLLIAGDALTSAEGKLAGPWEEFTPEISQAYESVFYLSTLEFTETHCFHGGHVKEGTKEVTDVFESYRDKLEAFTAEQVEKTAFLRRELGTEKIGLSSFELPAGEKHGARDDPEKGHFHTRQEEIYLFIEGSGTMKVDNENIEYEEGTAVRVKPYALRRIDSEEDTCFIVAGAPIKGDEAGYRDL
- the cas6 gene encoding CRISPR system precrRNA processing endoribonuclease RAMP protein Cas6 → MINSIEIRCRPENNTLIPHSTGHLLYSAALSSIRKTNPELSEKIHRSENAEMTVSPLNGEFDRKDRNRKRVFSDTEYSFFINLIDSEGFQELFNDLILKGQKLDIAGESFEITGMNTEEITWKELMEKKTPNGLYFHFLSPASIQYKDSEVTEMFPHREAVFKALENSWNRNAPENMEFKLETEELKKHVIEKSYSHDTANTVVTRKQDGESKKQIKAFGFTGKTEYGFKNASDQLKKKLAILTRYAKHAGLGSHTARGLGNTYTEVRY
- the cysS gene encoding cysteine--tRNA ligase — encoded protein: MSLKLFNSLTREKEEFKPLEEGKVKFYSCGQTIYDDLHVGNARAYIFWDTLRRYLEFKGHNVRHVQNITDVGHLTDDGDQGEDKVEKRANKLGIEPMELVEDQIERYFEDTKAVNVERQDIVPRATGHIHEMIEYVKKIIENGYGYEIDGNVYFDVEKFAEDYPYGEMANKDLEQLKEEAQARVEHDDRKRNQYDFALWINADESHLMKWSSPWSEGYPGWHLECSVMSQKYLGDEFDIHAGGKDHIFPHHPNERAQCFAATGKGQANYWLHNEFITVEGEKMSKSKGNFYTVRNLIEEGYSGDAIRMYVISSHYRSETDFSKDGLEQAEKELSAIRSTVQKIRKSDGNDLDLNESPEDIRDGFESYMDNDLHTARAKQFLMEKVRLLSSALSGGDSVKDEYADVLVELFGVLGVNMESDVSKTESEMADTLVELRERFRENEDWETSDYIRDRLSELGFEIEDREDGAVWYR
- a CDS encoding NUDIX hydrolase, encoding MKERAASAVVFNIATKKFLVVKRADTKDEHPGQWEFPGGYVEENEEPIEAAARELKEETGIVSEPIRTGEKGVYEKLEVNPFLFAVDNEEVELSREHTEFKWIEKKDLEKLDTVIGVEQEMEALDIQ
- a CDS encoding NUDIX hydrolase produces the protein MRDKFRVVVKAWITRKNKTLIGKKEEDPDHPIGGQWHFLGGHVEHGEDLKEALLREVKEETGLEVNVHQLIDAQTYTHGEKEKNSIQFLYHCEAKTSDAEAQDDLADVQWLMPDELKDELVGFEVERLENREEQSKFLEKLKKMPSI
- a CDS encoding SufD family Fe-S cluster assembly protein; this translates as MSLETFKQKAKELVEQLDNPASIRTPGRTWTRYPELSVAEKDDAFEPEIKAKGEIEVKTGAEAFEAAEEKFMELLEVDENKLNAVHVANLNSVIYIRAEGRAEVSIKYRAESDLFNHLVVETEESAELQITESFEGSAENVTSFDEFYLSENSTVNYGCVQSMNAEFIYSRKKAVLEDYSKINWLNSSFGGQLARTKIETILKGDGTETEKLATWYPTGQQHIDTSLHVRHMGENTKCQMDSRAVVDGEARSVYEGLQKVEEVAEDTSSFQDEEVLVLSDKAEVDASPKLMIENPDVEASHAASTGSIDDKKQHYIQSRGLDDNAAEKLIVKGFFEPVLQEIELPELKEKVRRQVRKKLKE
- a CDS encoding alcohol dehydrogenase; protein product: MKAAAVSEPGKIEIVEKQVPEPAEDEVLIKVEASSICHSDVFTVEAQRPGIELPITPGHEVIGEIVRLGDEVSNWSEGERIGVGWHGGHCFECEQCRQGNFLQCENQEVTGLTRDGGHAEYMTARKEALAAVPDDLESVDAAPMMCAGVTTFNALRHTDARPGDLVAVVGIGGLGHLGVQYASEAGYETVAISHSADKEEYGYELGADHFIDSSAEDPAQALKELGGADVILCTAPVAESIENVVGGLATNGEVSVVGVPGEEISVNVMDLIGSRGKISGWSTGHARDNQDTLEFGSLREIRAETETFDLDQYAKAYDKMMDGEVRFRAVIEF
- the sufB gene encoding Fe-S cluster assembly protein SufB, producing MTEVEKNQERFDHKTDAKIDYQAEKGLSEELIRKISEHKDEPEWMLKKRLQAFRHYQKRPMPDWGPDLSELDVEDIVPFMVAEGGQTDDWEEVPEEIRDTFDKLGIPEAEKEALSGVGAQYESQVVYQNMKEEWEEKGVIFCDMDKAVQEHEDLVKDYFMNKCVPPQDNKFAALHGALWSGGSFVYVPEDVEVEIPVQAYFRMNSKGMGQFEHTLIIAEKGATIHYIEGCSAPQYTRSNLHSGCVEVFVKEDAHVQYSTVQNWSKNTYNLNTKRAKVDSNGTMEWVSGSMGSKITMLYPSSHLNGEGAKANHITISYAGEDQDIDTGAKVVHNAPNTSSTIESKSISQENGRTNYRGLVRIAEGAENSKTSIECDALMFDKEATSDTEPYIEAKEDDVEIAHEATVGKIGDEEIHYLQSRGIEEEEAKEMIVRGFIEPIAKELPLEYAVELNRLIQLEMEGSLG